In one window of Tenacibaculum mesophilum DNA:
- the rpsT gene encoding 30S ribosomal protein S20 encodes MANHKSALKRIRSNEAKRLRNKYQHKTTRNAVRKLRATEDKKEAEGMFSTVVSMLDKLAKNNIIHKNKAANLKSKLAKHIAAL; translated from the coding sequence ATGGCAAATCATAAGTCAGCATTAAAGAGAATTAGAAGTAACGAAGCAAAGCGCTTAAGAAATAAGTATCAGCATAAAACAACTCGTAATGCTGTTAGGAAATTAAGAGCTACTGAAGATAAGAAGGAAGCAGAAGGAATGTTTTCGACTGTTGTGTCTATGTTAGATAAGTTAGCAAAGAACAACATTATTCATAAGAATAAAGCAGCAAATTTAAAGTCTAAATTGGCTAAGCATATTGCCGCTTTATAA
- a CDS encoding rod shape-determining protein, whose product MGFFDFMTEDIAVDLGTANTLIIHNGKVVIDNPSIVARNRLTGKIIATGHEASRMQGKIHENIKTIRPLKDGVIADFQASEEMIKEFVKQIPAIKKRLFPPSLRMVICIPSGITEVEKRAVIDSGRHMNAKEIYLIYEPMAAAIGVGVDIMEPKGNMIIDIGGGTTEIAVIALAGIVCDQSVKVAGDLFTSDIMYYMRTQHNLYVGETTAEKIKLQIGSATEDLDTPPEDMMVQGRDLLSGKPKQIQVSYREIAKALDKSILRIEDAVMETLSKTPPELAADIYNTGIYLAGGGSMLRGLDKRLSRKTDLPVYVAEDPLRAVVRGTGIALKNLEKYKTVLIK is encoded by the coding sequence ATGGGTTTTTTCGATTTCATGACAGAAGATATTGCAGTAGATTTAGGTACTGCAAATACACTTATAATCCACAATGGTAAGGTAGTTATTGACAACCCCTCTATTGTTGCTAGAAATAGGCTCACTGGTAAAATTATCGCTACAGGTCACGAAGCCAGTAGAATGCAAGGAAAAATCCATGAAAACATCAAAACTATACGCCCCTTAAAAGACGGTGTAATTGCTGATTTTCAAGCTTCTGAAGAAATGATCAAGGAATTTGTAAAACAAATTCCTGCTATAAAAAAGAGATTATTTCCACCATCATTACGAATGGTAATTTGTATTCCTTCTGGAATTACTGAAGTTGAAAAACGAGCAGTTATTGATTCTGGTCGTCACATGAATGCTAAGGAAATCTATTTGATTTACGAACCAATGGCAGCAGCTATTGGTGTTGGTGTTGATATAATGGAGCCTAAAGGAAACATGATTATTGATATAGGTGGTGGTACAACTGAAATTGCTGTTATAGCACTAGCTGGTATTGTCTGTGATCAATCAGTAAAAGTTGCTGGAGATTTATTTACCAGCGATATTATGTATTACATGCGTACGCAACACAATTTATATGTTGGGGAAACTACTGCCGAAAAAATAAAACTACAAATAGGTTCAGCTACAGAAGATTTAGACACACCTCCTGAAGACATGATGGTTCAAGGACGTGATTTATTAAGTGGAAAGCCTAAACAAATACAAGTTTCTTATCGTGAAATTGCAAAAGCTCTAGATAAATCAATTTTACGTATTGAAGATGCCGTAATGGAAACACTATCTAAAACACCTCCTGAATTAGCTGCTGATATTTACAATACAGGTATTTATTTAGCTGGGGGTGGATCAATGCTTAGAGGTTTAGATAAGCGTTTATCTAGAAAAACAGATTTACCAGTATATGTTGCTGAAGACCCGTTACGTGCTGTAGTTCGAGGAACAGGTATTGCACTTAAAAATTTAGAAAAATACAAAACTGTATTAATCAAATAA
- a CDS encoding DUF5458 family protein encodes MSTKVKTQQSEVVKQQSPSQEVANAIDGIKEYGGFSFIENIVDGYSNLNPKRKARKSLFLNDEQWKGERKNLKNRLSVWLEILKSSDSIESMCDTAKEKSTSIESVLNYNLKKTLEKTKELETSYRSVALFYKNTEKDKVKNITILNADLSQLKDLENPLFIDYVSNEFKQNFDRLDLKDNYSILVVPGYLGSNVVLDKWSKIAHDNKAVLLTDFQDLETPDDIVDMFSNANHSGGEIHKSNTLMTCNWLLGRKKEDAVGEEDNLYVPPSSALAGKIYHTLMSQVVAGKKFGGINEVESVRFDLKKSEISEIEKMGLVPMVNEYSKVMAFSAKTLFNGDNLGLQTYSVVRVFDHITKVLFDFLNRRAFENWSSRTEADLRRQIVKFLDDIQGPTKLIERFKVIKIEQDQNQKDRVLLDIHITPYFPAKSFVIQLDGHKGDGPEDAVWHSEYVQQ; translated from the coding sequence ATGTCTACAAAAGTAAAAACGCAGCAATCGGAAGTAGTTAAACAACAATCCCCTAGTCAAGAAGTAGCTAACGCTATTGATGGCATAAAAGAGTACGGTGGTTTCTCTTTTATCGAAAACATCGTTGATGGTTACTCTAACTTGAACCCAAAAAGAAAAGCTAGAAAAAGTCTATTTTTAAACGACGAGCAGTGGAAAGGAGAAAGAAAAAACTTAAAAAACAGACTTTCTGTTTGGTTAGAAATTCTTAAAAGTAGTGACAGTATCGAATCAATGTGTGATACTGCAAAAGAAAAATCTACCAGCATAGAAAGTGTTTTAAATTACAATCTTAAGAAAACCTTAGAAAAAACAAAAGAACTAGAAACCTCTTATAGATCAGTAGCTTTATTCTACAAAAACACCGAAAAAGACAAAGTAAAAAACATCACCATCTTAAATGCCGATTTAAGTCAATTAAAAGATTTAGAAAATCCTCTTTTTATAGACTATGTATCAAATGAGTTTAAACAAAACTTTGATAGATTAGATTTAAAAGACAACTACTCTATATTAGTAGTTCCTGGTTATTTAGGATCTAACGTAGTCTTAGACAAATGGTCTAAAATAGCACATGACAACAAAGCTGTTTTATTAACAGACTTCCAAGATCTTGAAACACCTGACGACATTGTTGACATGTTCTCAAATGCAAATCACTCTGGTGGCGAAATTCACAAATCAAACACTTTAATGACTTGTAACTGGCTACTAGGAAGAAAAAAAGAAGATGCCGTGGGTGAAGAAGACAACCTATACGTTCCGCCATCTTCTGCTTTGGCTGGTAAAATATATCACACATTAATGTCTCAAGTAGTAGCAGGTAAAAAATTTGGAGGTATTAATGAGGTAGAAAGTGTACGATTCGATCTTAAAAAGAGTGAAATTTCAGAAATTGAAAAAATGGGACTTGTTCCTATGGTTAACGAATATAGTAAAGTAATGGCTTTTTCAGCCAAGACTTTATTTAACGGAGACAACTTAGGTTTACAAACTTACTCTGTTGTAAGAGTATTCGATCACATAACAAAGGTTTTATTTGACTTTTTAAATAGAAGAGCTTTTGAAAACTGGAGCTCTAGAACTGAGGCTGATTTACGTCGCCAAATAGTTAAATTCTTAGACGATATTCAAGGACCTACTAAGCTAATTGAGCGTTTTAAGGTTATAAAAATAGAACAAGATCAAAATCAAAAAGACCGTGTTTTATTAGATATTCATATCACTCCTTATTTTCCTGCTAAAAGCTTTGTTATCCAACTAGATGGACACAAAGGAGATGGTCCTGAAGATGCTGTTTGGCATAGTGAATACGTTCAACAGTAA
- the mrdA gene encoding penicillin-binding protein 2 has protein sequence MKRSFLLIFLITLIGIVYICRLFQLQVVHGGEQSLTNSATIKIEYDYPERGYIYDRNGKLLVANQLSYDVMITPKEVEPLDTLEFCSLLKIDKEDFIKRFKKAENYARWLPSVFLKQLAKEDYAFLQEKLPKYKGFYIQKRIIRNYPIKSAANVLGFISEVNEYVAKNSDYYEQGELIGKLGVEKQYEKELRGIKGRKYFKRNNLNKITGSYKDGKYDTLAVAGKDLTLTIDSELQQYGELLMSGKRGGIVAIEPQTGEILALVTAPSYDPNLLVGRQRSPNSVKLFNDSINMPTFDRGLQAMYAPGSPFKILTGLIGLQEGVIDENSGFYCNHGYRYGKRPNAFMGCHCRIVGRPVRLKTAIAKSCNTYFANTYRKIIDNYENPTIGTNAWSEHAKSFGLGNYLGYDLPSGQKGRIPNGRFYDRSYDFRWGATTTISNAIGQGEVETTPIQLANMTAAIANKGYFYTPHIVKKIEDKPNLDSIYTTPRKTTVSPEHFPIAIEAMYETFTRGTARYSQVKGIDICGKTGTVENFIRVNKKKVQLTDHSIFIAFAPKENPKIAIAIFVENGGYGSTIAAPITSLLIEKYLNKSISRKHLENRMINLSLQERYDNQLLIQKSDTIATGTK, from the coding sequence ATGAAAAGAAGTTTCTTACTTATATTTTTAATTACTCTTATTGGAATTGTTTATATCTGTCGACTATTTCAATTACAAGTAGTACACGGAGGTGAACAAAGCCTAACCAATAGTGCTACCATAAAAATTGAATACGATTATCCTGAACGTGGTTATATTTATGATCGTAATGGAAAATTGTTAGTCGCTAATCAATTATCTTACGATGTAATGATTACTCCCAAAGAAGTAGAACCTTTAGACACTTTAGAATTCTGCTCTCTTTTAAAAATCGACAAGGAAGATTTTATAAAACGTTTTAAAAAAGCTGAAAACTATGCGCGATGGCTTCCTTCGGTATTTCTAAAACAACTAGCCAAAGAAGACTATGCTTTTTTACAAGAGAAACTACCTAAGTATAAAGGATTCTATATACAAAAACGTATTATCCGAAACTATCCTATAAAATCTGCAGCCAATGTACTCGGATTTATTAGCGAGGTAAACGAATATGTAGCTAAGAATAGTGATTACTACGAACAAGGAGAATTAATTGGTAAGCTTGGTGTTGAAAAACAATATGAGAAAGAATTAAGAGGTATTAAAGGGAGAAAATACTTTAAAAGAAATAACCTAAATAAAATTACTGGTTCTTATAAAGATGGAAAATATGACACACTTGCTGTAGCTGGTAAAGATTTAACATTAACTATTGATAGTGAGTTACAACAATATGGAGAATTATTAATGTCTGGAAAAAGAGGAGGTATTGTTGCAATAGAACCTCAAACAGGCGAGATTTTAGCATTAGTAACCGCTCCTTCATATGACCCGAATTTATTAGTTGGAAGGCAACGCTCTCCTAACTCTGTAAAACTTTTTAACGACAGTATAAACATGCCAACTTTTGATAGAGGGCTGCAAGCAATGTATGCTCCTGGTTCGCCTTTCAAAATCCTAACCGGTTTAATTGGCTTACAAGAAGGTGTGATTGATGAAAACTCAGGCTTTTATTGTAATCACGGATATCGCTACGGTAAACGACCAAATGCTTTTATGGGATGCCACTGTAGAATTGTTGGACGACCTGTACGTCTAAAAACTGCTATTGCTAAATCTTGTAATACTTATTTTGCTAACACCTACAGGAAAATTATAGACAACTATGAAAACCCAACAATAGGAACTAATGCTTGGAGTGAACATGCAAAAAGCTTTGGGTTAGGTAACTATTTAGGTTACGATCTTCCTTCTGGTCAAAAAGGAAGAATACCAAATGGAAGATTTTACGACAGAAGTTACGATTTTAGATGGGGAGCTACTACAACAATTTCAAATGCCATTGGACAAGGTGAGGTAGAAACCACACCTATTCAGTTAGCAAACATGACTGCAGCTATTGCTAACAAGGGCTATTTTTACACCCCTCATATTGTTAAGAAAATTGAAGATAAACCTAATCTTGATTCAATATATACAACTCCTAGAAAAACAACAGTTTCCCCTGAACATTTCCCTATTGCTATTGAGGCAATGTATGAAACATTTACCAGAGGTACAGCTAGATATAGTCAAGTTAAGGGAATAGATATTTGTGGGAAAACAGGAACGGTTGAAAACTTTATTAGAGTAAATAAGAAAAAAGTTCAGTTAACAGATCACTCTATTTTTATAGCCTTTGCTCCAAAAGAAAACCCCAAAATAGCCATAGCTATTTTTGTAGAAAACGGAGGATATGGATCTACAATTGCGGCCCCTATTACCAGCTTACTAATTGAAAAATACTTAAACAAATCTATATCAAGAAAACATCTTGAAAACCGTATGATTAACCTAAGTCTTCAAGAAAGATATGACAATCAATTATTAATTCAAAAAAGCGATACTATTGCGACAGGAACGAAATAA
- the purH gene encoding bifunctional phosphoribosylaminoimidazolecarboxamide formyltransferase/IMP cyclohydrolase, with product MNNIKTIKSALISVFHKDGLEPIVKKLNNLGVTIYSTGGTEKFIKDLGVNVVPVEDVTSYPSILGGRVKTLHPKVFGGILNRQDHEGDITEMEEYNIPQLDLVIVDLYPFEKTVASGASEQDIIEKIDIGGISLIRAAAKNFKDTVIISSMEQYEDFLTIISESNGETSLNDRKKFAAKAFNISSHYDTAIFNYFNEDEVVYKASETTSKVLRYGENPHQKGFFFGDLDAMFDKLHGKELSYNNLLDVDAAVNLIEEFKGEDPTFAILKHNNACGFAQRKTIHQAYIDALAGDPVSAFGGILISNTKIDKATAEEIHKLFCEVVIAPAYDADALEILKGKKNRVILIQKEIELPKQTVRTALNGVLVQDKDYITDKLDDLTYPTNNKPSENELEDLLFASKLCKNTKSNTIILVKDKQLLAGGTGQTSRVDALRQAIEKANSFNFDLNGAVMASDAFFPFPDCVEIADKAGIKSVIQPGGSIKDQLSIDYCNDNNVAMVFTGTRHFKH from the coding sequence ATGAACAATATAAAAACTATTAAATCAGCGTTAATTTCTGTTTTTCACAAAGACGGATTAGAGCCTATTGTTAAAAAACTTAATAATCTAGGTGTTACTATATACTCTACGGGAGGTACTGAAAAATTCATCAAAGACTTAGGTGTTAATGTAGTACCTGTAGAAGATGTTACTTCGTATCCTTCTATCTTAGGAGGAAGAGTAAAAACGTTACACCCTAAAGTTTTTGGCGGCATCTTAAACAGACAAGATCACGAAGGCGATATTACTGAGATGGAAGAATATAACATTCCTCAGTTAGATTTAGTAATTGTAGATTTATACCCTTTTGAAAAAACAGTTGCTTCTGGAGCTTCAGAGCAAGATATTATTGAAAAAATTGATATCGGTGGGATTTCGTTAATCCGTGCAGCTGCAAAAAACTTTAAAGACACTGTTATTATTTCTTCAATGGAACAATATGAAGATTTCTTAACTATTATTTCAGAAAGCAACGGAGAAACTTCGTTAAACGATAGAAAAAAGTTTGCTGCTAAGGCTTTTAATATCTCCTCTCATTATGACACTGCCATTTTCAATTATTTCAATGAAGATGAAGTTGTATATAAAGCTAGTGAAACTACATCTAAAGTATTACGTTATGGAGAAAACCCTCATCAAAAAGGTTTTTTCTTTGGCGATTTAGATGCTATGTTTGATAAGCTACATGGAAAAGAATTAAGCTATAATAACTTATTAGATGTTGATGCTGCTGTTAATTTAATAGAAGAGTTTAAAGGTGAAGATCCAACATTTGCTATTTTAAAACATAACAATGCATGTGGTTTTGCTCAACGTAAAACAATTCATCAAGCTTATATAGACGCTTTAGCTGGTGACCCTGTTTCTGCGTTTGGAGGGATTTTAATTTCTAACACGAAAATTGATAAAGCCACTGCCGAAGAAATTCACAAATTATTCTGTGAAGTAGTTATTGCTCCTGCTTATGATGCTGATGCTTTAGAAATTTTAAAAGGTAAAAAGAATCGAGTAATATTGATTCAAAAAGAAATTGAATTACCTAAACAAACAGTTAGAACTGCTTTAAACGGAGTATTAGTTCAAGATAAAGATTATATTACAGACAAATTAGATGATTTAACTTACCCTACTAACAATAAACCATCAGAAAATGAGTTAGAGGATTTGTTATTTGCATCTAAACTATGTAAAAACACTAAGTCTAATACTATTATTTTAGTAAAGGACAAGCAATTATTAGCTGGGGGAACAGGTCAAACAAGTAGAGTTGATGCTTTAAGACAAGCTATTGAAAAAGCTAATAGTTTTAACTTTGACTTAAACGGAGCTGTTATGGCTAGTGATGCTTTTTTCCCTTTTCCTGACTGTGTAGAAATAGCAGATAAAGCAGGTATAAAAAGTGTAATTCAACCAGGGGGATCTATTAAAGACCAATTAAGTATTGATTATTGTAATGATAATAATGTAGCAATGGTTTTTACTGGAACTAGACATTTTAAACATTAA
- a CDS encoding GAF domain-containing protein: MNIQELKNNIDLIVGNNSSKEEKLQQICDYLASEISYYDWVGFYFKNGDKNELKLAQFNGEPTEHTIIPFGKGICGQVAVSNKNFVVQDVSEQDNYISCGWKVKSEIVIPIFVNGENIGQIDIDSHTVNPFTKNDEDLLEYICKKIANFV; encoded by the coding sequence ATGAACATACAAGAACTAAAAAACAATATAGACTTAATAGTTGGTAATAATTCTTCTAAAGAAGAAAAACTACAACAAATCTGCGATTATTTAGCTTCAGAAATCTCTTACTATGACTGGGTTGGTTTTTACTTTAAAAATGGTGATAAAAACGAGTTAAAACTAGCTCAATTTAACGGTGAACCTACAGAACACACAATCATCCCTTTTGGAAAAGGTATTTGTGGACAAGTAGCAGTTAGCAATAAAAACTTTGTTGTACAAGATGTTAGTGAACAAGACAATTATATTTCATGTGGTTGGAAAGTAAAATCTGAAATTGTAATTCCCATCTTTGTAAACGGCGAAAACATCGGTCAAATAGATATTGACTCTCATACTGTTAACCCTTTTACTAAAAACGACGAAGATTTATTGGAATATATTTGCAAAAAAATAGCTAATTTTGTATAA
- the rodA gene encoding rod shape-determining protein RodA, producing MRQERNNIFAGVDWLLVFLYILLVGFGWVNIYAASSTEESREIFDFSTKYGKQLIFIGLSLPVIIFILFFNSKFYEQFSSVMYIFSLVLLAGVLVFGKKINGATSWYNFGGIGLQPSEFAKAFTALALAKLMSDRQYNLKLIKNQAKAFIIIFLPAFFIALQPDMGSVLIYFAFFFVLNREGLTLAYILFGTISIILFLLTIYFGAKWVLISCLLVITLVVFYGIYRNKRFFRFNVIKIIGSYLFSIFFILGISYTYNNILGQHQKDRFDILLGKIQDNKGIGYNSYQSEKTISSGGFSGKGFLQGDRTQGNFVPEQHTDYIYSTVGEEWGFLGSSLVIVLFMFLLYRIIYLSETQTNKFARIYGYSVASIFFFHIIVNIGMVIGLLPTVGIPLPFFSYGGSSLWGFTLLLFIFIRLDAHKKYDW from the coding sequence TTGCGACAGGAACGAAATAATATTTTTGCTGGAGTCGACTGGCTACTTGTTTTTCTCTATATACTATTAGTTGGTTTTGGATGGGTTAATATCTATGCTGCATCTTCTACAGAAGAATCGAGAGAAATTTTTGACTTTTCTACAAAATATGGCAAACAATTAATTTTTATAGGACTTAGTTTGCCAGTTATCATCTTCATCCTTTTTTTTAATTCAAAGTTTTACGAACAATTTTCCAGTGTTATGTACATTTTTTCTCTGGTTTTATTAGCTGGAGTACTTGTATTTGGTAAAAAAATTAATGGGGCTACTTCTTGGTATAATTTTGGAGGTATAGGATTGCAACCTTCTGAATTTGCAAAAGCTTTTACCGCACTAGCATTGGCTAAGCTAATGAGTGATCGTCAATACAATCTTAAACTAATAAAAAATCAGGCCAAAGCTTTTATAATTATCTTTTTACCAGCTTTTTTCATCGCATTACAACCCGACATGGGATCCGTACTAATATATTTCGCTTTCTTTTTTGTTTTAAACAGAGAAGGGCTTACGTTAGCATATATATTATTCGGAACAATTTCTATAATTCTATTCTTACTAACTATATATTTTGGAGCAAAGTGGGTTCTTATTTCATGTTTACTTGTAATAACACTTGTTGTTTTTTATGGAATCTATAGAAATAAGCGATTTTTTCGCTTCAATGTTATAAAAATAATTGGTTCTTACCTTTTTTCTATTTTTTTTATTTTGGGAATTAGTTATACTTATAATAATATATTAGGTCAACATCAAAAAGACAGGTTTGATATTTTATTAGGAAAAATACAAGACAACAAAGGTATTGGCTATAACTCTTATCAATCTGAAAAAACAATTAGTTCTGGTGGTTTTTCTGGAAAAGGCTTTTTGCAGGGAGATAGAACTCAAGGCAACTTTGTTCCTGAACAGCACACAGATTATATATATAGTACCGTTGGTGAAGAATGGGGCTTTTTAGGGAGTTCTCTTGTCATAGTTTTATTTATGTTTTTGCTCTATAGGATAATCTACTTATCAGAAACACAAACTAATAAATTTGCAAGAATATATGGCTATAGTGTAGCTTCTATTTTCTTTTTTCATATTATTGTTAATATTGGCATGGTAATAGGGCTACTACCTACTGTAGGAATACCACTACCCTTTTTTAGTTATGGAGGATCATCTTTATGGGGATTCACCTTACTTCTATTCATTTTCATTCGTTTAGATGCTCATAAAAAATATGATTGGTAA
- a CDS encoding GPW/gp25 family protein — MNYLKIPLDFSSITKRNKENNRLGCTLEESIAQHLMIIATSKQGEVFGRPNYGSDIWDLEFNQLVKINKWEEKVKDSLYYAFVEYEPRLKDIRVSVRLSEIDDDAETTDVHVRRKAEIKVFGTIIETDAPFNFATLFYISPLSQ; from the coding sequence ATGAATTATTTGAAGATCCCCCTAGACTTTTCCAGTATAACAAAAAGAAATAAAGAAAATAATAGATTGGGGTGTACACTTGAAGAATCCATAGCTCAACACCTCATGATAATTGCTACTTCAAAACAAGGTGAGGTTTTTGGAAGACCGAATTATGGTTCCGATATTTGGGATTTAGAATTTAACCAATTGGTTAAAATTAATAAATGGGAAGAAAAAGTTAAAGATTCTTTATATTATGCCTTTGTTGAGTATGAGCCAAGACTCAAGGATATTAGAGTTAGTGTAAGGTTATCTGAAATAGATGATGATGCTGAGACTACGGATGTTCATGTAAGAAGAAAAGCAGAAATTAAAGTATTTGGTACAATTATAGAAACCGATGCGCCATTTAATTTTGCTACACTTTTTTACATTAGTCCTTTATCACAATAA
- the mreD gene encoding rod shape-determining protein MreD: MNKTVYLIFLFVFLLLLQVLILNNILFLGYVNPYIYIVFIFLFPIKENRFSLLLVAFLLGLCVDAFSNSGGIHAFSTVFMAYIRLFVFKAVFKKTSSDYLLFNLRHESFDKVFNYTAILTLVHHFILFSLTNFSFYNISNVLINTLFSSVFTLLLYFLGSFIFRKKLT; this comes from the coding sequence ATGAATAAAACAGTATACTTAATATTTTTATTCGTTTTCCTCTTGTTACTACAAGTGTTGATTCTAAATAATATTTTATTTTTAGGCTATGTAAACCCTTACATTTATATTGTTTTTATTTTTTTATTCCCTATTAAAGAAAACAGGTTTTCTCTTTTATTAGTAGCTTTTTTATTAGGTTTATGTGTAGATGCTTTTTCTAACTCTGGCGGAATTCATGCTTTTTCTACTGTATTTATGGCTTATATCCGTCTATTTGTTTTTAAGGCTGTTTTCAAAAAAACATCATCAGATTATCTGCTCTTTAACCTAAGACATGAATCTTTTGATAAAGTATTTAATTATACAGCAATTTTAACATTAGTTCACCACTTCATTTTATTTAGTTTAACTAACTTTAGCTTTTATAACATTTCAAATGTGCTTATCAATACACTTTTTTCTAGTGTTTTTACGTTACTGTTGTATTTTTTAGGAAGTTTTATATTTAGGAAAAAACTCACATGA
- the mreC gene encoding rod shape-determining protein MreC, whose product MQQLIYFLQKYKYFLFFLFLEVIAVALIINNHSFHKSKFISSTNFITGGLYQKSSNISEYLNLKETNSVLVEENLALKNKLEKINTYLDSVSANQIIDTINLYQNFNYISGKIIKNSFHKADNFLTINRGKNYNVFQEMGVINSKGVIGITDNVSNKFARVQSILNSKSNINAKFKNNNHYGTLTWDGKDYNIVQLTDIPRQAAFKKGDTVVTGGRSTIFPNGIPIGTVVKVPEELSAVNSINIKLFNDMSNLSHVYIITNLNKKEIKTVENNNE is encoded by the coding sequence ATGCAACAGCTTATTTATTTCTTACAGAAGTATAAGTATTTCTTATTTTTTCTATTCCTAGAAGTTATAGCTGTTGCATTAATCATTAACAACCATTCTTTTCATAAAAGTAAATTTATTAGCTCTACTAATTTCATTACAGGTGGGCTATATCAAAAATCATCTAACATATCGGAGTATCTTAACTTAAAAGAAACAAACTCTGTACTTGTTGAAGAAAACTTAGCGTTAAAAAATAAATTAGAAAAAATTAACACTTATCTTGATAGTGTTTCTGCTAATCAGATAATAGATACAATAAATCTCTATCAAAATTTCAACTACATTTCTGGAAAAATAATTAAGAACTCTTTTCACAAAGCTGACAACTTTTTAACAATTAACAGAGGTAAAAATTATAATGTTTTTCAAGAAATGGGAGTAATAAATAGCAAAGGGGTTATTGGTATTACTGACAATGTTTCTAATAAATTTGCTAGAGTACAATCTATTTTAAATTCAAAAAGCAATATCAACGCTAAGTTTAAAAATAACAATCATTACGGTACATTAACATGGGACGGTAAGGATTACAATATTGTACAACTAACCGACATTCCACGTCAGGCAGCTTTTAAAAAAGGTGATACTGTAGTTACTGGAGGAAGATCTACCATTTTTCCAAACGGGATACCTATTGGAACAGTCGTAAAAGTACCTGAAGAATTATCTGCGGTTAATAGTATAAACATTAAACTCTTTAACGATATGTCTAACTTAAGTCATGTTTATATAATAACCAACCTAAATAAAAAAGAAATAAAAACTGTAGAAAATAACAATGAATAA